A genomic segment from Spinacia oleracea cultivar Varoflay chromosome 3, BTI_SOV_V1, whole genome shotgun sequence encodes:
- the LOC110782290 gene encoding dehydration-responsive element-binding protein 1E-like, protein MEMFSHHNNGGACSPYDGMSPNSNSTDEEGLMLASAYPKKRAGRKKFKETRHPIFRGIRQRNNGKWVCEVREPNKKTRIWLGTFPTADMAARAHDVAAMALRGRSGACLNFADSAWRLPIPASSDTKDIQRAAAEAAELFRPQPPPSEEEETVAEQPETAAGTSNSTNMSFSNNAELYMDYESEMSSPGMIAEMYHGMGMLPPPSDHFTGWTGNYEEEGTDLPLWNFSI, encoded by the coding sequence ATGGAAATGTTCAGCCACCACAACAACGGCGGCGCGTGTTCACCATACGACGGCATGAGCCCGAACTCCAACTCTACAGACGAAGAGGGGCTCATGCTGGCGTCAGCATACCCGAAGAAACGGGCGGGTCGGAAGAAGTTTAAGGAAACCCGGCACCCGATTTTCCGGGGGATCCGACAGCGTAACAACGGGAAATGGGTTTGCGAAGTGAGGGAACCGAATAAGAAGACGAGAATATGGTTAGGTACTTTCCCAACTGCTGACATGGCAGCAAGAGCTCATGACGTGGCAGCAATGGCACTCCGTGGTCGTTCTGGTGCTTGTCTTAACTTTGCTGACTCAGCATGGCGGTTACCAATCCCTGCTTCCTCCGATACGAAAGATATTCAGCGCGCTGCGGCGGAGGCGGCGGAGTTATTCCGGCCTCAACCGCCGCCTTCTGAGGAGGAGGAAACGGTGGCTGAACAACCGGAAACGGCGGCGGGAACTTCTAATTCCACCAATATGAGTTTTAGTAATAATGCGGAGTTGTATATGGATTATGAATCAGAGATGAGTTCACCCGGTATGATTGCTGAAATGTACCATGGGATGGGAATGCTTCCTCCACCTTCTGATCATTTTACCGGTTGGACCGGTAATTACGAAGAAGAAGGAACCGATTTGCCACTCTGGAATTTCTCGATTtag
- the LOC110782462 gene encoding uncharacterized protein isoform X2 has translation MKDGVGNQSWEKRDTMPLWLGFQNIFDISILQVGAYVSSCLTHYNMLNCAKFQTHYLVCWSLIIHQVTSIFQNVFHQSFKTFIFRAGIMYSSSSTSSQPEDQLKSNMFSLSGVEFFGAVGRSINLGGQTALALRLLLALFSSKISSDVDRPFGDEFRAARMVSEEIGAQIVLGDRPIEITLERAWNSLKGAEKLSLVGSVLRGITSSSEISKDNVKELGTDDDSPYKLYEKLSSAYPSLVRPLILERDTYLSWSLKRSKAVNNSKRVVGVMGKGHLNGVIYALISDLGDLRFRDLAGKKSGTANVPNAWISKVVKDLVRDTVIGIVLWALYEQLKSGFSE, from the exons ATGAAGGATGGGGTTGGAAACCAATCTTGGGAAAAAAGGGACACTATGCCACTCTGGCTTGGGTTTCAAAATATCTTTGATATCTCAATTCTCCAAGTGGGTGCTTATGTCTCATCTTGTCTAACCCACTATAATATGTTGAATTGCGCAAAATTTCAAACTCATTATTTGGTTTGTTGGTCTTTGATTATACACCAAGTAACAAGTATCTTCCAAAATGTATTTCACCAAAGTTTTAAG ACTTTCATCTTCAGAGCTGGGATTATGTACTCCTCCAGCAGCACCAGTAGTCAGCCAGAAGATCAACTGAAGTCCAATATGTTTTCCTTAAGTGGTGTTGAATTTTTCGGCGCAGTTGGCCGTAGCATAAACTTGG GAGGGCAAACTGCTTTAGCATTAAGGCTATTGTTGGCACTCTTCTCATCCAAAATTTCTTCAGACGTTGATCGGCCTTTTGGAGACGAG TTTCGCGCTGCTAGGATGGTTTCTGAAGAAATTGGTGCTCAGATAGTGTTGGGTGATCGGCCCATTGAAATTACT CTCGAGAGGGCATGGAATTCACTGAAAGGGGCCGAAAAATTAAGCTTAGTTGGTTCAGTTCTTCGTGGAATCACGTCTTCATCCGAGATTTCCAAAGACAATGTGAAG GAGTTGGGTACTGATGATGATAGCCCTTACAAGCTTTATGAGAAACTTAGCTCTGCATACCCTTCTCTGGTGCGGCCGCTTATACTTGAACGTGACACG TATCTTTCATGGTCTCTGAAACGGAGCAAAGCCGTGAATAACAGCAAAAGAGTGGTGGGAGTAATGGGGAAAGGACACCTGAATGGAGTGATATATGCGCTTATTTCCGACCTAGGAGACCTACGCTTTCGCGACTTAGCCGGGAAGAAATCTGGTACTGCAAATGTTCCTAATGCTTGGATCAGTAAAGTAGTTAAAGAtttggtaagggatacagttaTTGGGATTGTTTTATGGGCATTATATGAGCAACTGAAATCTGGGTTTTCTGAATAA
- the LOC110782462 gene encoding uncharacterized protein isoform X1 — protein sequence MQAFVQVFSSHGTSTTVFTVTATATAVVNPISTPPNFLSPPRPKIRPNTKAQSFIQVFSSHGNSTTVFTTVAATVNPISTPLNFLSPPRPKIRPNTKAHITCNASIKGPPPGYDFRSSEIFSKSRAVISEAHPELLDLADMGSLVLIKKHQFGPVPSWRAEFMEPDEIWLVGTTHIDKASSLHVDRVVRALRPDNVVVELCRSRAGIMYSSSSTSSQPEDQLKSNMFSLSGVEFFGAVGRSINLGGQTALALRLLLALFSSKISSDVDRPFGDEFRAARMVSEEIGAQIVLGDRPIEITLERAWNSLKGAEKLSLVGSVLRGITSSSEISKDNVKELGTDDDSPYKLYEKLSSAYPSLVRPLILERDTYLSWSLKRSKAVNNSKRVVGVMGKGHLNGVIYALISDLGDLRFRDLAGKKSGTANVPNAWISKVVKDLVRDTVIGIVLWALYEQLKSGFSE from the exons atGCAAGCATTTGTCCAAGTGTTCTCCTCTCATGGCACCTCCACCACCGTCTTCACCGtcaccgccaccgccaccgccgTAGTCAATCCAATTTCAACACCGCCCAACTTCCTATCTCCTCCTAGGCCCAAGATAAGGCCCAATACTAAAGCCCAATCATTTATCCAAGTGTTCTCCTCTCATGGCAACTCCACCACCGTGTTCACCACCGTCGCCGCCACGGTCAATCCAATTTCAACACCGCTCAACTTCCTATCTCCTCCCAGGCCCAAGATAAGGCCCAATACTAAAGCCCATATCACTTGTAATGCCTCAATCAAGGGCCCACCACCCGGGTATGACTTCCGGTCCTCTGAAATTTTCTCAAAATCTCGGGCCGTTATTTCGGAGGCCCACCCGGAACTTCTGGATTTGGCTGATATGGGAAGCTTAGTGTTGATCAAGAAGCATCAATTCGGGCCGGTTCCGTCTTGGCGGGCTGAGTTCATGGAGCCTGATGAGATTTGGTTGGTGGGTACTACCCATATTGATAAGGCCTCTTCTTTGCATGTTGATCGGGTTGTTCGGGCTCTTAGGCCCGATAATGTCGTCGTTGAGCTCTGCCGCAGTAG AGCTGGGATTATGTACTCCTCCAGCAGCACCAGTAGTCAGCCAGAAGATCAACTGAAGTCCAATATGTTTTCCTTAAGTGGTGTTGAATTTTTCGGCGCAGTTGGCCGTAGCATAAACTTGG GAGGGCAAACTGCTTTAGCATTAAGGCTATTGTTGGCACTCTTCTCATCCAAAATTTCTTCAGACGTTGATCGGCCTTTTGGAGACGAG TTTCGCGCTGCTAGGATGGTTTCTGAAGAAATTGGTGCTCAGATAGTGTTGGGTGATCGGCCCATTGAAATTACT CTCGAGAGGGCATGGAATTCACTGAAAGGGGCCGAAAAATTAAGCTTAGTTGGTTCAGTTCTTCGTGGAATCACGTCTTCATCCGAGATTTCCAAAGACAATGTGAAG GAGTTGGGTACTGATGATGATAGCCCTTACAAGCTTTATGAGAAACTTAGCTCTGCATACCCTTCTCTGGTGCGGCCGCTTATACTTGAACGTGACACG TATCTTTCATGGTCTCTGAAACGGAGCAAAGCCGTGAATAACAGCAAAAGAGTGGTGGGAGTAATGGGGAAAGGACACCTGAATGGAGTGATATATGCGCTTATTTCCGACCTAGGAGACCTACGCTTTCGCGACTTAGCCGGGAAGAAATCTGGTACTGCAAATGTTCCTAATGCTTGGATCAGTAAAGTAGTTAAAGAtttggtaagggatacagttaTTGGGATTGTTTTATGGGCATTATATGAGCAACTGAAATCTGGGTTTTCTGAATAA